The DNA sequence ttgttatttttacgcgagtcatttttacgtatttattatacattatattaatgtgattgatagtattatttttttaatataaaataaatattttagtcaatcacattaatagaatGGGTAAATAATACGTAAAAATAACTGTatgcaataaaattaaaaaaaaaaaaaaaaactcattactAATTTCTCGCGTACTAGCTGATTCCAATCAAAATATTAGCTTTTTTGGTTACAAGTTTGAAATCATGAATTTCACGAACAATTTAACTTCCGATTACAAGCTTTTAGTTCCTAGCTATAAAAATGACATGGTAAAAAAATCTGGCTAAAAAAGAGAGGAGCAAATTGTAATTTAGGGAAATGTGCATGCCTATATTCGATCCGGCGGGATCCTGATCGTCTTCTCCTACATGTGTTTCAGGATAGTGATTACGGCTTTGGATCGTTGAGGGAGCAAGTGGCGATTTTGTTTCAGCTTTCAAGCAGCAGCAGAAATATCATatgatcatgtgtatatatatatatatatataatatttgtacatatatatagagagagagccCTACCCCTAGCCATATATATGGCTATATAATATGGTCTCTTATATATGCGTCTACATgtaaatataacaaattattaattagattagtactaaaatatatatatatatatatataaaataaaatggatggCTTGGATGAAGAATATtcgaagaaattaattaatagaacCAATGCTTTGGAGTTTCCAATTAGGAGGAAATTAAGCCGTGTTCGAGGGCATGCATGGGGATACCCGGCTTTGTTAATGAAGCTGCCTAATGAACCGATGCTTTGGGGTGACCGAGATTTGGAGGCTCgttattattgttttctttgcttaatttcttcattaatttTCCCCTTCCTGAGCCTGCAGTACTCATGCAAGTTGATCTGTGCGTGATCTCTTTGTGTAAATATGAACTGTGTTTTGAATCCTCTCTCAATGCAGAAACTCTAAATGGAGAtgaaagttaatattttatgtactatatatatatatatatatatcctcaatTGGTCTGATGTactatattatatgttgattttcCCTcgactacttttttttttttttttaattttcataatatatataccattatataatataaattgtatATTTCTTTCCAGTAGCAATATCATATCTCTATTATATTTAATTGTCTCCTCGACCGATGCAAGATATAATATAACCATTATTAGGTTTATATTGATCTTTCAAAAACCTAAATGATCCAAGGCTATCCCAAGTTAATAATTAGATTGGCCTGACGACGTTGACCCGTTACTTGTGATCACCTATCTTGAATAccctctttttgtttgttttagctatctagctttatatatatatatatatataaaatatatattatattgtttttcaGGCATCCAAGTAATTGGCTGCATGGTTCGATCTCTAGCTAGCTCATGTTAATGTTTTGCAATAAGTAATGTTTCTCGATTCTCATAATTATCTGATCACCAtcctatgatatgatattaaatgattgaagaatatttgttatatttcatttatgaatctatcatctaatatcacatcatgtaatgatgaaaaaatgaaggatgaatatattttttctttgcaatAATGCAACTTGAACTTACAAAACTCAATTTATTTGAGGTGCTAATTTGTATAGGGATTCCAACAGAAAAgcatattatgaattacatgtgattttttgcCGCGAAGGGGAAACTAAGAAAATCTGAGGAACATGCATGCATTGGGGTGAAAATTGGAAACCGAAACAAAGGAATTCCCTTCGTCGTCATACATATCTGACTCTTTATGGTTTGACTCAAACTAGCTATATAGGTAGTACTTCTTTAGAGGCAATTAGGACTAATTAAGCTGCAGCCGCCTTGACTTTCTCAATCAGATCAGCAGCATCTTGAACTGTTGAGATATTCTCAGCACCTCCTTCTCCGATTGACACCTCAAATTTCTCTTCCAAAGCCATCATAATTTCGACCTGAAGAATTATCGATATGCATATTAACGACTAAAACTAACTACgtgagtcatatatatatatataagacgaTTCAATTTCAGACCCAATCATCTTTTCcgtcttataaaatattatggcCATATTGGGTCTTTATCGGGTCATGCACGTACAATTGAGTGTAGAAAATTAGAGAATTCAGGACTTACAGTGTCAAGAGAATCAGCACCCAAATCGGCAAACTTGGTTTGGGGAGTTACAGTAGATTCGTCAATAGACAGTTGC is a window from the Juglans regia cultivar Chandler chromosome 7, Walnut 2.0, whole genome shotgun sequence genome containing:
- the LOC109005413 gene encoding acyl carrier protein-like; this encodes MQSVQGIIAKQLSIDESTVTPQTKFADLGADSLDTVEIMMALEEKFEVSIGEGGAENISTVQDAADLIEKVKAAAA